The Armatimonadota bacterium genome window below encodes:
- the galE gene encoding UDP-glucose 4-epimerase GalE: MSHSVLVVGGAGYIGSHTCKALKQAGFLPVVVDNLSEGHEWAVKFGPLERGDAGDTDFITATIRKHQPVGLIHFAANAYVGESVSNPRKYIQNNVVAMHNLLSVCIDENVNNVIFSSSCATYGVPTQVPLDEEHTQLPISPYGDSKLIGEKMLHWYSNAHPLRYVALRYFNASGADAEGEVGEVHDPETHLIPLVLQAAMGIRPAINVFGTDYPTPDGTCQRDYIHVTDLGTAHVAALKYLIGGGESTKINLGSGVPFSVRQVIDTATKVTGREVPTVFGPRREGDPPGLYASPDKAKRVLGWEAEHSSLENILTTAYNWELKRKELGI; encoded by the coding sequence ATGTCTCATTCAGTTCTGGTCGTCGGAGGTGCGGGTTATATCGGGAGCCACACGTGTAAGGCTCTCAAACAAGCCGGCTTTTTGCCTGTCGTGGTCGATAATCTGAGCGAGGGACACGAATGGGCGGTCAAGTTCGGTCCGCTTGAGCGAGGCGATGCAGGCGACACAGACTTCATTACCGCCACGATTCGAAAACATCAACCCGTTGGGCTGATTCACTTCGCGGCGAACGCCTATGTCGGAGAGTCCGTCAGCAACCCTCGGAAGTACATCCAAAACAACGTCGTAGCAATGCACAACCTACTCTCGGTTTGCATCGACGAGAATGTTAACAATGTGATTTTTTCTTCATCCTGCGCGACCTACGGAGTTCCGACCCAGGTTCCGCTTGATGAGGAACACACCCAACTCCCGATCTCACCGTATGGAGATAGCAAGCTCATCGGAGAAAAGATGCTCCACTGGTACTCCAATGCGCATCCCCTGCGCTACGTGGCCCTTCGCTACTTTAACGCAAGCGGCGCGGATGCGGAAGGTGAAGTTGGCGAGGTTCACGATCCGGAAACTCACTTGATCCCGTTGGTGCTCCAGGCGGCGATGGGAATCCGCCCGGCGATCAATGTCTTTGGCACCGACTACCCGACTCCTGATGGCACTTGCCAGCGTGACTACATTCATGTCACCGACCTGGGAACCGCTCATGTGGCCGCCTTGAAATACTTAATCGGCGGCGGTGAAAGCACGAAGATTAATCTCGGAAGCGGAGTTCCATTCTCGGTGCGCCAAGTGATTGACACGGCGACCAAAGTGACCGGGCGAGAGGTTCCAACCGTGTTTGGCCCTCGGCGAGAAGGCGACCCTCCCGGATTGTATGCCAGTCCGGATAAGGCGAAGCGGGTCCTTGGATGGGAAGCCGAGCATAGCTCGCTGGAGAACATTCTGACTACAGCCTACAACTGGGAGCTGAAGCGCAAGGAATTAGGAATCTGA
- a CDS encoding site-2 protease family protein, with the protein MQDFDFVGAFLRLLVFIPAVGLHEYCHAKFADMAGDMTPRSQGRVTLNPLAHLDPIGTIMMVLSSASGVGIGWGKPVMVNIGQMRNPRFDHFVSVIMGPISNLGQAIFYAIILRTGLVAFSLNSIYEPVAFLQGGGSFLTFWVSSSLIYNLGMFFFNMIPLGPLDGHWIVGAMMLPPQRNAWYKFCHGPGMYIFLALVLLPRGIGFNPIGWYMQHTLFPTLKFLLGL; encoded by the coding sequence ATGCAGGATTTTGATTTCGTCGGAGCATTCCTCAGGTTGCTAGTCTTCATTCCCGCGGTCGGACTTCACGAGTACTGTCACGCAAAGTTTGCCGACATGGCGGGCGACATGACACCCCGCTCTCAGGGCCGCGTGACCCTTAACCCGCTGGCGCATCTTGATCCAATCGGCACGATTATGATGGTGCTGTCGTCGGCCTCCGGTGTCGGAATCGGCTGGGGGAAGCCGGTCATGGTCAACATCGGTCAGATGCGAAATCCTCGTTTTGACCACTTTGTGAGCGTCATTATGGGGCCGATTTCTAACCTAGGACAGGCGATCTTTTACGCCATCATTCTCCGGACCGGCCTCGTTGCTTTCAGCCTAAACAGCATCTACGAGCCGGTTGCATTCCTGCAAGGCGGCGGCTCGTTCCTCACCTTCTGGGTTAGTTCTTCGCTCATTTACAACCTCGGAATGTTCTTCTTCAACATGATCCCGCTTGGCCCACTGGACGGCCACTGGATCGTCGGAGCCATGATGCTTCCACCACAGCGTAACGCATGGTACAAGTTCTGCCATGGGCCAGGAATGTACATTTTCTTGGCTCTGGTTTTACTGCCTCGGGGAATCGGTTTCAACCCCATCGGCTGGTACATGCAGCACACCCTCTTCCCTACTCTGAAGTTTCTTTTGGGACTCTAG
- a CDS encoding penicillin acylase family protein, producing the protein MLTSLIALTLQTGLTRGDYGVPIIRATNTAEAMELQGYATAQDRLWQMEMSRRGARSRLAEVLGPGSVNADIEQAKQFYTEAEMRAQLVRLPASMQGWFKSYARGVNRFINEGNLPEEYERNGFKPEPWSEIDSAAITIKLLQTFGRGGAGELRNLALYKFLEAQAKIKDRATDVFGDFAWQNDPNSVPTCPAEDDLVKTKPNFPEITPEITKTHLASLPALGVFELLPGVRVVSLDESKRRAEALKTPFKSGSYCVVVGKKKSTTGGSLLLSGPQMGFTVPSIVHEVSLHAPELDVAGMAVPGVPGVMVGATPNAAWGLTTGVADTEDIYLLNLKDKDNWSDGAIRNVAFTIPVKGAEPKLIERRDTDYGQIVFEVGAKKVGFARKRAYEGRELQSYEAVVGLWKVKDRKGFDASTARATMNFNCFVALKNGDIGWRYLGDVPKRTSGFDPRFPLPPIRRAEWDGMIPFDQMPHSWNPKRGYLANWNNKPAAWWPNLDTPAWGEAFRNRLLLSQLEANKLSPDSLQKAVAGMATCAETFPAFASMLKGTMLDKWNGSYRDDPKMGLVYSKFISMLREELFLNVTGNLGSAENFALVAQPDVMLRALRGETKFDYLQGRTARQVIQSALEKAVSATGDNIFTPANIPVPPETKPIPWRNRGTYIQLVEVGKSGMNVVTPGVSTTGAHSADQADLARRFGFKSMILK; encoded by the coding sequence ATGCTCACCTCGCTGATCGCGCTCACATTGCAAACCGGATTGACCAGGGGCGACTACGGAGTCCCAATCATTCGAGCGACGAATACCGCCGAGGCGATGGAGTTGCAAGGATATGCCACCGCCCAGGATCGACTCTGGCAAATGGAAATGAGTCGGCGAGGGGCAAGGTCTCGCCTCGCCGAGGTTCTTGGGCCGGGATCGGTGAACGCCGACATCGAGCAAGCGAAGCAGTTCTACACGGAAGCGGAGATGCGGGCGCAGTTGGTCCGCTTGCCAGCTTCGATGCAGGGGTGGTTTAAGTCTTATGCCCGCGGAGTGAATCGGTTTATTAACGAAGGAAATCTGCCTGAGGAGTATGAGCGAAACGGATTCAAACCCGAGCCTTGGAGCGAGATCGATTCGGCGGCGATCACGATCAAGCTCCTCCAAACCTTCGGTCGCGGAGGAGCAGGTGAGCTACGAAATCTTGCCCTCTACAAATTCCTTGAAGCGCAGGCAAAAATCAAAGATCGTGCGACGGATGTGTTCGGAGATTTCGCCTGGCAAAATGATCCCAACTCGGTTCCCACTTGCCCTGCTGAAGACGACTTGGTGAAGACCAAGCCAAACTTCCCGGAGATCACTCCCGAGATCACCAAGACGCACCTGGCATCACTTCCCGCTTTGGGCGTTTTCGAGTTGCTTCCTGGAGTGCGTGTTGTCAGCTTGGATGAATCCAAACGTCGAGCCGAGGCGTTGAAAACTCCGTTCAAGAGCGGGTCGTACTGCGTCGTTGTCGGCAAAAAGAAATCGACCACTGGCGGTTCGCTTCTTCTCAGCGGACCCCAGATGGGATTCACCGTGCCCTCGATTGTCCACGAAGTTTCGCTTCACGCTCCGGAACTTGATGTCGCAGGAATGGCCGTTCCAGGCGTACCTGGCGTTATGGTAGGAGCGACGCCGAACGCAGCCTGGGGACTGACAACCGGGGTTGCAGATACCGAAGATATTTACCTTTTGAACCTGAAGGATAAAGACAATTGGTCGGACGGTGCGATCCGGAATGTTGCCTTCACGATTCCCGTCAAGGGAGCTGAGCCGAAACTGATTGAGCGGCGAGACACCGACTATGGGCAAATCGTGTTTGAAGTTGGAGCAAAGAAGGTCGGTTTTGCTCGCAAGCGCGCATATGAAGGCCGCGAGCTGCAGTCTTACGAAGCCGTCGTGGGGCTTTGGAAAGTGAAGGATCGCAAGGGATTTGATGCATCTACAGCGCGGGCAACGATGAACTTCAACTGCTTCGTTGCCCTCAAGAATGGCGACATCGGCTGGCGATACTTGGGTGACGTACCCAAGCGTACAAGCGGTTTTGATCCACGGTTTCCGCTGCCGCCGATTCGGCGAGCGGAGTGGGATGGGATGATTCCGTTTGATCAGATGCCGCACTCGTGGAACCCGAAGCGAGGCTACTTGGCGAATTGGAACAACAAGCCGGCGGCGTGGTGGCCCAATCTGGACACCCCTGCATGGGGCGAGGCGTTCCGAAATCGTCTGCTGCTCTCTCAGCTCGAAGCGAATAAGCTCTCGCCCGATTCATTGCAGAAGGCGGTTGCCGGAATGGCGACCTGCGCCGAAACGTTCCCCGCGTTTGCCTCAATGCTCAAGGGCACGATGCTTGACAAGTGGAACGGCTCTTACCGAGACGATCCGAAGATGGGGCTTGTGTACTCCAAGTTCATCTCAATGCTCCGTGAAGAACTCTTCCTTAACGTGACGGGAAATCTCGGCTCCGCCGAAAATTTTGCCCTGGTTGCTCAGCCGGATGTGATGCTGCGGGCGTTACGCGGTGAGACCAAGTTTGACTACTTGCAGGGCCGAACTGCTAGACAAGTCATTCAAAGCGCCCTCGAAAAGGCCGTGTCTGCGACTGGCGATAACATCTTCACGCCCGCCAACATCCCGGTTCCGCCCGAAACCAAGCCGATCCCTTGGCGCAATCGCGGAACGTATATCCAACTCGTCGAAGTCGGCAAATCTGGGATGAACGTCGTCACCCCGGGCGTCTCAACGACTGGAGCACATTCCGCAGATCAAGCAGATTTAGCCCGGAGGTTTGGTTTTAAGTCGATGATCCTAAAGTAG
- the guaB gene encoding IMP dehydrogenase: MASFKEGLSFDDVLLVPQHTEVLPSEVDLSTQFLPGIRLRVPIVSSPMDTVTDARMAIAMARQGGVGVLHRTMSIDAQCAAVDRVKRSESGVITKPFKLTADALIQDAVDLMERYHISGVPVVDAEGHLVGILTNRDIRFETDYNQKISSRMTSKDLVTTTVGTSLDEAQKILAEHRIEKLPIVDAEGILKGLITIKDILKVQQHPLSTKDDKGRLIVGAAIGALREPYERAKALHDAGVDFVVIDAAHGHSKGVMSCLKMLKEKLPDLKVIAGSVATPQGVKALAELGADGLRVGIGAGSICTTRVVAGIGVPQFTAVLECADEANNLGVPTIADGGIRSSGDIVKCLAAGASCVMMGNMFAGCEESPGEVEIFRNRAYKVYRGMGSVGAMKSGSSDRYMQIKDSGAVIVPEGVEGRVPFKGPLKDTMAQLIGGLRSGMGYVGAENLLQLRENAEFQKITNAALRESHPHDVQITKEPPNYSSPFGGNDGD; this comes from the coding sequence ATGGCTTCATTTAAGGAAGGATTGAGCTTCGACGACGTACTGCTGGTGCCCCAGCACACCGAAGTTCTCCCATCCGAAGTCGATCTCTCTACCCAGTTTCTGCCCGGAATTCGCTTGCGTGTTCCTATCGTCTCTTCGCCAATGGATACGGTGACCGACGCGCGAATGGCGATCGCGATGGCTCGCCAGGGCGGAGTTGGCGTGCTTCACCGGACGATGTCGATTGATGCCCAGTGCGCGGCAGTTGATCGAGTGAAACGCTCGGAGAGCGGAGTCATCACCAAGCCATTCAAACTTACCGCCGACGCTCTAATTCAAGATGCCGTCGACCTGATGGAACGGTATCACATCTCGGGTGTTCCGGTCGTGGACGCCGAGGGACACTTGGTTGGGATTTTGACGAACCGCGACATCCGATTTGAGACGGACTACAACCAAAAGATTTCTTCAAGGATGACAAGCAAAGACTTGGTCACCACAACGGTGGGCACCTCCTTGGACGAAGCCCAAAAGATTCTCGCCGAGCACCGCATCGAAAAGCTCCCCATCGTGGACGCCGAAGGAATCCTCAAGGGTCTCATCACGATCAAGGACATCCTCAAAGTTCAGCAACACCCGCTGTCGACTAAAGACGACAAAGGTCGATTGATCGTTGGAGCCGCCATCGGCGCACTGCGCGAGCCTTATGAGCGGGCAAAGGCGCTTCACGATGCTGGGGTCGATTTTGTTGTCATTGATGCTGCCCATGGTCACAGCAAAGGCGTGATGAGTTGCCTCAAAATGCTCAAGGAGAAGCTTCCAGATCTGAAAGTGATCGCGGGAAGCGTCGCGACTCCGCAAGGGGTCAAAGCTTTGGCTGAGCTTGGCGCAGACGGGCTTCGGGTGGGAATTGGGGCCGGTTCTATCTGTACCACACGTGTCGTCGCGGGAATCGGCGTTCCTCAGTTTACAGCAGTTCTTGAGTGCGCCGACGAGGCGAATAATCTGGGAGTCCCGACCATTGCTGACGGTGGAATTCGGTCATCGGGTGACATCGTCAAGTGTCTCGCGGCTGGTGCAAGCTGCGTGATGATGGGCAATATGTTCGCCGGTTGTGAAGAGAGCCCGGGCGAGGTTGAGATCTTCCGAAACCGGGCGTACAAAGTGTATCGAGGCATGGGGTCGGTCGGCGCGATGAAGTCGGGTTCGAGCGATCGTTACATGCAGATCAAGGATTCTGGCGCCGTCATCGTACCGGAAGGCGTTGAAGGTCGGGTTCCGTTCAAGGGTCCGCTTAAAGACACAATGGCTCAGCTCATCGGCGGACTTCGATCGGGAATGGGATACGTTGGAGCGGAGAATCTGTTACAACTGAGAGAGAACGCCGAGTTCCAGAAAATCACCAACGCCGCCCTCCGCGAGAGCCACCCTCACGATGTTCAGATCACGAAGGAACCGCCCAACTACAGCAGCCCCTTCGGCGGAAACGACGGAGACTAA
- a CDS encoding serine hydrolase translates to MFTLLAFSTIAIGIQVNDSLSEEFLKICSRAPGKPRVACMVVGKPDTLATFEGERPMPMASTSKVGILITYLRKVEAGKLKPSNLVELHPSDLRPGSDLALLLDPPGVSLDLRNLARLMMTISDNTATDLLLREVGGPREVTQTMRSLGYSSYRLDHSMLQGLLAAVRKSGAVHDSSFTFAKYNAAIQIDQKSEAKALVQFIESQEDSITPVDMVRILCDLEEAKIVKPDSAALALGLMRQARGSSRIRAKLAQTTNRAAVKSGTLIFSQSCVVNDVGIIDLPNGKRLAIACFVHSVPPDSLTAAEQTIADLAKAAYDFFGVRTRNATGSLSFHSSPDAFLSPGASKRKV, encoded by the coding sequence ATGTTCACTCTGTTAGCGTTTTCGACGATCGCAATTGGCATCCAAGTCAATGACAGCCTGAGTGAAGAATTTCTCAAGATTTGCAGCCGAGCGCCAGGAAAGCCAAGAGTTGCCTGTATGGTTGTGGGCAAACCCGATACGTTGGCTACATTCGAAGGGGAACGCCCGATGCCGATGGCCAGTACTTCAAAGGTCGGCATCTTGATTACTTATTTGCGAAAAGTGGAAGCTGGGAAGTTGAAACCCTCCAACCTGGTAGAACTTCATCCTTCCGATCTAAGGCCCGGAAGCGATCTCGCTCTCCTATTGGACCCTCCGGGTGTAAGCCTAGATTTGAGAAACCTGGCTCGTCTGATGATGACCATTAGCGACAACACAGCGACTGACCTCTTGTTGAGAGAGGTCGGCGGACCGAGAGAAGTTACGCAAACCATGCGCAGCCTGGGTTACTCAAGCTACCGCCTCGATCATTCCATGCTGCAAGGCCTCTTGGCGGCAGTTCGGAAATCAGGTGCTGTTCATGACTCAAGTTTCACGTTCGCTAAGTACAACGCTGCGATCCAAATCGATCAGAAGAGTGAAGCTAAGGCCTTAGTCCAGTTTATCGAGTCGCAAGAAGATTCGATAACACCCGTAGATATGGTTAGAATTCTTTGCGACCTGGAGGAAGCAAAGATAGTCAAGCCCGACTCTGCAGCGCTAGCGCTCGGGCTTATGAGACAGGCGCGCGGCTCGTCGAGAATCCGAGCAAAACTGGCTCAAACCACCAACCGTGCGGCAGTTAAGAGCGGCACCCTCATCTTCTCACAATCATGCGTGGTCAACGATGTGGGCATTATCGACTTGCCCAATGGTAAACGCCTAGCCATCGCCTGCTTTGTGCACAGCGTGCCTCCAGACTCATTGACTGCCGCCGAGCAGACTATCGCGGACTTGGCAAAGGCGGCATATGATTTCTTTGGCGTTAGAACGAGGAACGCCACCGGTTCGTTATCGTTTCATTCTTCACCTGACGCATTCCTTAGCCCAGGTGCGTCGAAGCGCAAAGTCTAG
- the ahcY gene encoding adenosylhomocysteinase produces the protein MNTAPADLKIDFHVADLGLAAFGRKEIAIAETEMPGLMEIRKEYAGSKPLKGAKIAGSLHMTIQTAVLIETLVDLGAEVRWASCNIFSTQDHAAAAIAAASIPVFAYKGETLEEYWQYTHRIMEWADGSTPNMILDDGGDATMLVLIGAEAEKDLSVLDNPGSEEEVIFYASIREKLKTDPTFYSRIKAEIKGVSEETTTGVKRLYKLHEEGKLPFACFNVNDSVTKSKFDNLYGCRESLVDGIKRATDVMIAGKVAVVCGYGDVGKGSAQALRALSAQVWVTECDPICALQAAMEGYRVVTMEYAADKADIFVSATGNKDIIRHEHMIKMKDQAIVCNIGHFDNEIDVAGLKQYTWENIKPQVDHIIFPDGKRIILLAEGRLINLGCGTGHPSYVMSSSFANQVLAQIELFVEFGKYKPGVYVLPKHLDEKVARLQLAKLGAQLTELTPSQASYIGVTPEGPFKSDSYRY, from the coding sequence ATGAACACAGCCCCTGCTGACCTCAAAATTGACTTCCACGTTGCCGATCTGGGCCTTGCTGCGTTTGGCCGCAAGGAGATCGCGATTGCCGAGACCGAAATGCCTGGCCTGATGGAGATCCGAAAGGAGTACGCCGGATCGAAGCCGCTCAAGGGCGCAAAGATCGCCGGATCGCTTCACATGACCATTCAGACCGCGGTCCTCATCGAGACCCTGGTTGACCTCGGTGCTGAAGTGCGCTGGGCAAGCTGCAACATCTTCAGCACCCAAGACCATGCCGCCGCCGCCATCGCCGCCGCGAGCATCCCCGTTTTTGCCTACAAAGGCGAAACTCTTGAAGAGTACTGGCAGTACACCCACCGAATCATGGAGTGGGCTGACGGCTCGACTCCGAACATGATTCTGGACGATGGCGGCGACGCGACGATGCTCGTTCTCATTGGAGCAGAAGCCGAGAAGGACCTCTCTGTGCTTGACAACCCAGGCTCGGAAGAAGAAGTGATTTTCTACGCTTCGATTCGCGAGAAGCTCAAGACCGATCCAACCTTCTACTCCCGCATCAAAGCCGAAATCAAGGGCGTTAGCGAAGAGACGACGACAGGTGTAAAGCGGCTTTACAAGCTTCACGAAGAGGGCAAGTTGCCGTTCGCTTGCTTCAACGTCAACGACTCAGTCACCAAATCTAAGTTCGACAATCTTTACGGCTGCCGAGAGTCGCTGGTCGACGGAATCAAGCGCGCAACCGACGTGATGATCGCCGGAAAGGTTGCGGTCGTCTGTGGCTACGGCGACGTTGGCAAGGGTTCAGCCCAGGCTCTGCGAGCCCTGAGCGCCCAGGTCTGGGTGACCGAGTGCGATCCGATCTGCGCTCTTCAGGCAGCAATGGAAGGCTACCGAGTCGTGACCATGGAGTACGCCGCCGACAAGGCCGACATCTTTGTTTCCGCAACCGGAAACAAGGACATCATCCGCCACGAGCACATGATCAAGATGAAGGATCAGGCGATCGTTTGTAACATTGGCCACTTTGACAACGAGATCGATGTCGCGGGATTGAAGCAGTACACCTGGGAGAACATCAAGCCGCAGGTCGACCACATCATCTTCCCTGATGGCAAGCGGATCATCCTCTTGGCCGAAGGTCGGTTGATCAACCTCGGTTGCGGAACCGGACACCCGTCCTACGTCATGTCCTCGTCGTTCGCCAACCAGGTTCTGGCGCAAATCGAACTCTTCGTCGAGTTCGGAAAGTATAAGCCCGGCGTGTATGTGCTGCCGAAGCACCTCGACGAAAAGGTTGCTCGCTTGCAGCTCGCCAAGCTTGGAGCCCAGCTCACCGAGCTGACCCCGTCGCAGGCATCGTACATCGGCGTGACCCCAGAAGGTCCGTTCAAGTCAGACTCCTATCGGTATTGA
- a CDS encoding glycosyltransferase family 4 protein produces the protein MRIIIVNDNAVISGGATKCALLSAEHLAKAGHEVHYVSGLEGVDPYFEGLGTIKFHSLGRPDTPMTMRKLVELSYLDDMYKLVRDLIAQGDPKQTIVHSHLWKTGASPSFVNAAIDGGAHLLCSFHDYHVACPAGQFFNNQTYEICTLEPGSAKCVMTHCTRTRTILPKWVEVYRWSVQRGRAGLPTKVKHFGVFSQKSVDAFGKYLPANAKLHMMHYPIQAEEAPRVDVTKNRRFVFSGRLSQEKDPAILIKAAAKIDAEVRFIGDGPLMDDLKALSYPKASFSGWIKGDEILKEMELARVMAITSIWYEVNPLAPLEALGKGIPVIASDCTSTLYEIEDGVTGLGFKHQNEADLAEKMARMLDDETVDRMSKAAYERFWAKPPTAENHCKRLLEIYDEILKD, from the coding sequence ATGAGGATCATCATTGTCAATGACAACGCCGTGATTTCGGGCGGAGCAACTAAGTGCGCGCTTTTGAGCGCGGAGCACCTTGCAAAGGCGGGGCACGAGGTTCACTACGTATCCGGACTCGAGGGTGTTGATCCTTACTTCGAAGGACTCGGGACAATCAAGTTTCACAGTCTTGGTCGCCCCGATACTCCAATGACAATGAGGAAGCTCGTCGAGCTTTCCTACTTGGATGACATGTACAAGTTGGTTCGGGATTTAATCGCTCAGGGCGATCCGAAGCAGACAATCGTCCACTCGCACCTCTGGAAAACTGGGGCGTCACCGAGCTTTGTTAACGCAGCAATAGACGGAGGGGCGCACCTGCTCTGCTCGTTCCACGACTATCACGTCGCTTGTCCGGCAGGGCAGTTTTTCAATAACCAGACGTACGAGATTTGCACTCTCGAACCCGGCTCCGCCAAGTGCGTGATGACGCATTGCACCCGAACCCGAACCATCCTGCCCAAGTGGGTGGAAGTTTACCGATGGAGCGTTCAGCGAGGACGAGCTGGCTTGCCAACCAAAGTAAAGCACTTCGGCGTTTTCAGTCAGAAGAGCGTGGATGCGTTTGGCAAGTACTTGCCAGCCAACGCCAAGTTGCACATGATGCATTATCCGATCCAGGCTGAAGAAGCACCTCGCGTGGACGTGACAAAGAACCGCCGGTTCGTGTTTTCGGGCCGGCTATCACAAGAAAAGGATCCCGCGATTCTGATTAAGGCGGCAGCAAAGATTGATGCCGAAGTTCGCTTTATCGGCGATGGGCCCCTCATGGACGATCTGAAGGCCCTCAGCTATCCCAAGGCTAGTTTCTCGGGCTGGATAAAGGGTGATGAGATCCTAAAGGAGATGGAGCTGGCGCGAGTGATGGCGATCACGTCGATCTGGTACGAGGTCAATCCGCTCGCCCCGCTAGAAGCCCTCGGCAAAGGAATCCCGGTCATCGCGAGCGATTGCACTTCGACGCTCTATGAGATCGAGGACGGGGTCACGGGTCTTGGTTTCAAGCATCAAAACGAGGCTGATCTTGCGGAAAAGATGGCGAGGATGCTCGACGATGAGACCGTTGACCGCATGAGCAAAGCCGCCTACGAGCGATTCTGGGCAAAGCCTCCAACGGCAGAAAACCACTGCAAAAGACTGCTGGAAATCTACGACGAGATACTGAAGGATTGA
- the lysA gene encoding diaminopimelate decarboxylase: MPDSRFRLSADSANDLAEKFGTPLYVLDEAGLRERVARYRHALAALYPRFEVSFASKANSTLSLLKIAHDAGATIDVASRGELEAALRAGVPAGHCHLHGNNKSISELTFALEQGVSHIMIDHLGEIDMLASLSKRETKFVLRAAPGVDPKTNAKISTGQADTKFGFNLANGSAEEALLYAQAKGIEIVGIHCHVGSQLMDGEAQENAGELLGNWLVQMRKKHGFELDYLNVGGGLGVKYLDCDEPETIEQYVSRVMSRLLPILEAAGIEPLIGMEPGRSLIAECGLTLYRVGVVKTVGEKTYVAVDGGLADNPRPVMYGARYQVELLRDSKWEYQTDGPGAMAFTREVGEGAVVTISGRHCETDTLFPNVELARMPKEGDLIQVLTTGAYNSSMASNYNRYQRPATVLKRTNGEFALIQRPETYDEMFAREIIPEGL; this comes from the coding sequence GTGCCAGACTCCCGATTTCGCCTCTCCGCTGATTCTGCAAATGACTTGGCGGAGAAATTCGGGACACCACTTTATGTTTTGGATGAAGCCGGGTTGCGCGAGCGGGTCGCCCGCTATCGGCATGCGCTTGCCGCTCTATATCCTCGCTTTGAAGTGAGTTTTGCCAGCAAAGCGAACTCAACTCTTTCGCTCTTAAAGATCGCACATGACGCTGGTGCGACCATTGACGTCGCCAGCCGAGGAGAGCTCGAAGCCGCGCTCCGAGCTGGAGTACCGGCAGGCCATTGTCACTTGCACGGGAACAACAAGAGCATTTCTGAGCTCACCTTTGCTCTTGAACAAGGCGTGAGCCACATCATGATCGATCATCTTGGCGAGATCGATATGCTTGCGTCACTCTCGAAAAGAGAGACGAAGTTCGTCCTTCGAGCTGCGCCGGGCGTTGATCCGAAGACGAACGCGAAGATCTCCACCGGCCAGGCCGATACCAAGTTCGGTTTCAATCTCGCCAACGGCTCCGCCGAGGAAGCTCTGCTGTACGCTCAGGCGAAAGGGATTGAGATCGTCGGAATTCACTGCCACGTTGGCTCCCAGCTTATGGACGGTGAAGCTCAGGAAAACGCGGGTGAGTTACTCGGCAACTGGCTTGTTCAAATGCGTAAGAAGCACGGGTTTGAGCTGGACTATCTCAACGTGGGTGGCGGTTTAGGAGTTAAGTATCTGGACTGCGACGAGCCGGAGACGATTGAACAATATGTCTCACGAGTCATGTCTCGGCTCCTCCCAATTCTTGAAGCAGCAGGCATCGAGCCTTTGATCGGCATGGAGCCGGGACGGAGCCTGATCGCCGAGTGTGGATTGACGCTTTACCGGGTAGGAGTTGTGAAGACGGTTGGTGAGAAAACCTATGTCGCTGTGGATGGCGGCCTGGCCGACAACCCGCGACCCGTCATGTACGGAGCGCGGTATCAAGTTGAACTTCTGCGAGACTCGAAATGGGAGTACCAGACCGACGGTCCGGGAGCAATGGCTTTCACGAGGGAAGTTGGTGAGGGAGCCGTCGTCACCATCTCTGGAAGGCATTGCGAGACGGACACACTGTTCCCAAATGTTGAACTAGCCCGAATGCCAAAGGAAGGCGACCTCATCCAAGTCCTTACAACCGGAGCGTACAACAGCAGCATGGCGAGCAATTACAACCGCTATCAACGCCCCGCAACGGTGTTAAAGAGAACCAACGGTGAATTTGCACTGATTCAGCGGCCTGAAACGTATGATGAAATGTTCGCCCGCGAGATCATTCCGGAGGGACTCTAA